A DNA window from Rossellomorea marisflavi contains the following coding sequences:
- a CDS encoding Lmo0850 family protein — translation MVKENDRLKRVITKLSNVGVNITKTKSRREILQSLKQYQPLPKTLTQDS, via the coding sequence GTGGTAAAGGAGAACGATCGCTTAAAACGAGTGATAACCAAATTGTCGAATGTCGGTGTCAATATCACCAAAACGAAATCAAGACGGGAAATCCTACAGTCACTGAAGCAGTATCAACCATTACCGAAGACGTTAACACAAGACTCTTAA
- a CDS encoding ABC transporter permease, which yields MEELKASDSIIFQEMSKGDLNDQVSEGKSPLGLVLGDDDYTIIASADTPNVPQVDQIVRKAYMKVAQQKGLEAVAAEKGIGSDEVQGWFRDVKDDPSFSLNETTFRSDGDWVYDVKLQSLFGFSLFFVIYTIAYNVATIMHEKRMGIWDRMILSPVKKWEMYTANLLYSFILGYVQILLVFMVFRYITDVNFYGHFAWVLVLLIPYVFAIVALSIFITGLVKKSQHFNAVIPIVAVSMAMLGGAYWPLEIVNSPVMIAISKVIPITYGMEILKGITVNQLGLGDILYPVSILLLMGVLFLGLGLNFMEKRHV from the coding sequence ATGGAGGAATTGAAGGCATCCGATTCAATCATCTTCCAGGAAATGTCGAAGGGTGACCTTAATGACCAAGTCAGTGAAGGGAAGAGCCCACTGGGCCTTGTACTTGGTGATGACGATTATACCATCATTGCTTCGGCCGATACCCCGAACGTTCCACAGGTCGATCAGATCGTGAGGAAGGCGTACATGAAGGTGGCACAACAGAAGGGATTGGAGGCTGTTGCTGCGGAGAAGGGAATCGGCTCGGATGAGGTACAGGGATGGTTCCGTGATGTCAAAGATGACCCGTCTTTCTCTCTAAATGAAACGACGTTCCGGAGCGACGGGGACTGGGTATACGATGTGAAGCTTCAGTCGCTATTCGGATTCTCCCTGTTTTTCGTGATTTATACGATCGCTTATAATGTAGCGACCATCATGCATGAGAAGCGTATGGGGATCTGGGACCGGATGATCCTGTCTCCCGTGAAGAAGTGGGAAATGTATACGGCGAATCTGTTATACAGCTTCATCCTGGGGTACGTACAGATCCTCCTTGTATTCATGGTGTTCCGGTACATCACCGATGTTAATTTCTACGGCCATTTCGCATGGGTGCTCGTATTGCTCATCCCATATGTCTTTGCAATCGTGGCATTATCCATCTTCATCACGGGGCTTGTGAAGAAATCCCAGCACTTCAATGCCGTGATTCCCATTGTTGCCGTGAGCATGGCCATGCTTGGTGGGGCTTACTGGCCGCTTGAGATCGTGAACTCCCCCGTGATGATCGCGATTTCCAAAGTCATCCCCATCACATATGGAATGGAGATCCTGAAGGGCATTACCGTCAATCAGCTCGGTCTGGGAGACATTCTTTACCCGGTATCGATCCTTCTCCTTATGGGAGTGTTATTCCTCGGTCTGGGGCTCAATTTCATGGAGAAAAGGCACGTATAG
- a CDS encoding ABC transporter permease, whose protein sequence is MTIPFIKKQLLLMIRNPQVLLILLGMPLLLITILGFALGDLMNGEEEPIEAKVGFVVEGNPSDELKQFQKEVDESEMPAQQKEGLKAAAAKALPIDALKKDLFGSKEVKKFIHLKEKKAEDLDRLRDNDDYSAIIHFSEGYTLTMLRQAFLDGSESPDITVIKNEGRPLTANLVTDLLTSYQEQYTLALQAGKAGIDPAAIIPDDASFGSVEKLEDRQSLSSMAYYAVGMSVMFVLYIATNMGSFAFMEKEDRVFDRLIFAGVSPLKYLLSVLITTIILAFLQISILFGASALIYGVKFPDIGVFLLVTVCICFAVGGLGALITAICYKGNSETVASFFSSIGVAVLAFLGGSFGPLTSGKLMGILADLVPNGAAMTAYFKVFQGYGIGDVLPNIWAMLGFGLLAIIVATIVFPKEGGHAA, encoded by the coding sequence ATGACGATTCCATTTATCAAAAAACAATTGCTGCTGATGATCCGGAACCCCCAAGTCCTCCTCATCCTGTTGGGGATGCCCCTTCTGCTCATCACCATCCTGGGGTTTGCCCTGGGAGATCTGATGAACGGGGAGGAAGAGCCCATTGAAGCCAAGGTTGGTTTTGTTGTGGAAGGGAATCCCTCAGATGAACTCAAGCAATTCCAAAAAGAAGTAGATGAGAGCGAGATGCCGGCACAACAAAAAGAGGGCTTGAAAGCGGCAGCCGCCAAGGCCCTTCCCATCGACGCCCTGAAAAAGGATCTATTCGGTAGTAAAGAAGTGAAGAAGTTCATCCACCTGAAAGAGAAAAAAGCAGAAGATCTTGACCGGCTCAGGGATAACGATGATTATTCAGCCATCATCCATTTTTCAGAAGGTTATACCCTGACCATGCTGCGTCAGGCTTTCCTTGACGGAAGTGAAAGTCCGGATATCACAGTGATCAAAAATGAAGGGAGGCCGCTAACGGCTAACCTGGTAACCGATCTGCTCACGTCGTATCAAGAGCAATATACGCTTGCCCTGCAGGCAGGGAAAGCAGGGATCGATCCTGCTGCCATCATCCCTGATGATGCATCCTTCGGTTCCGTGGAGAAGCTCGAGGACCGTCAATCCCTTTCGTCCATGGCGTATTATGCAGTGGGGATGAGTGTCATGTTCGTCCTTTATATCGCGACGAATATGGGAAGCTTCGCCTTCATGGAGAAGGAAGATCGCGTGTTTGACCGTCTGATCTTCGCCGGAGTATCACCATTGAAGTATCTGTTGAGCGTATTGATCACCACGATCATCCTCGCGTTCCTCCAGATCAGTATCCTGTTCGGTGCGAGCGCGCTCATCTATGGAGTGAAATTCCCGGACATAGGCGTATTTCTTCTTGTGACTGTATGCATCTGCTTTGCCGTCGGCGGACTAGGGGCATTGATTACGGCCATATGCTATAAAGGCAACTCAGAGACGGTCGCGAGCTTTTTCTCCTCCATCGGAGTGGCAGTCCTCGCCTTCCTCGGTGGAAGCTTCGGTCCGCTTACGAGCGGCAAGCTCATGGGGATCCTCGCCGATCTGGTTCCGAATGGGGCCGCCATGACAGCGTATTTCAAAGTCTTTCAAGGATATGGGATCGGAGATGTCCTCCCGAATATATGGGCCATGCTCGGTTTCGGTCTCCTTGCCATCATTGTTGCCACGATTGTATTTCCTAAGGAAGGGGGGCACGCAGCATGA